Proteins co-encoded in one Hyla sarda isolate aHylSar1 chromosome 4, aHylSar1.hap1, whole genome shotgun sequence genomic window:
- the LOC130367434 gene encoding uncharacterized protein LOC130367434: MKEKAWGTLDELEQFMDALNNNNLNIHLTHKVNKTNIEFLDIQIQADANGFIQTNLHRKSTSANTVLHASSAHPTHLIRNIPIGQFLRARRLCSTEQDFEMQARDLEKRFCERGYSNRSIKRAYWRAKKTDRASSLHRTRTNKTTDNQVRCILDYNSRSHEIRQILEQHWPVLQVDETLNGMIPSRPAIAYRRNRNLKDLLVRSHYETEEPYLFGSKGPKNGCSPCGKCLACSNILRTDMFRNSSCTKSYEIRQKINCVTKGVVYVAQCPCELLYVGMTTRELRRRVREHILDINAAANETNLQSLKTLPRHFKLKHNSDATLLKFIGIDHVPVGIRGGQWKKLVAQRETRWIFRLDTLVPHGLNEMCYETYQPGPSRDYF; the protein is encoded by the exons ATGAAAGAGAAAGCCTGG GGTACACTAGACGAGTTGGAACAGTTTATGGATGCCCTCAATAACAACAACTTAAACATTCATCTAACGCATAAAGTGAATAAAACTAATATTGAGTTTTTGGATATCCAGATACAGGCGGACGCCAATGGATTTATCCAGACGAATCTACATCGTAAATCTACTTCAGCTAATACCGTACTACACGCCAGCTCTGCTCACCCCACACATTTGATCAGAAATATTCCCATAGGTCAATTCCTACGTGCAAGACGCCTGTGCTCCACGGAACAGGACTTTGAAATGCAGGCCCGTGATCTAGAGAAAAGATTCTGTGAAAGGGGCTATAGCAATCGGAGCATTAAAAGGGCATACTGGAGAGCGAAAAAAACGGATCGTGCGTCATCCCTACATAGAACAAGGACCAACAAGACAACTGACAACCAGGTGAGGTGCATTTTAGATTATAACTCTCGTAGCCATGAGATTAGGCAGATACTTGAACAGCATTGGCCCGTTCTACAAGTGGATGAGACACTAAATGGTATGATACCTTCGAGACCAGCGATTGCATATAGACGGAATAGAAACTTGAAGGACCTTCTGGTGAGGAGCCACTATGAGACTGAGGAGCCATATTTATTTGGCTCCAAGGGCCCCAAAAACGGCTGCTCCCCATGTGGTAAATGCCTTGCATGTAGTAATATATTACGGACTGATATGTTTCGCAATTCATCCTGTACCAAGTCATATGAAATTAGGcagaaaataaactgtgtaacCAAAGGGGTGGTATATGTTGCACAATGCCCATGCGAATTGCTATACGTGGGCATGACCACCAGGGAGCTCCGCCGACGGGTCAGAGAGCATATCCTGGATATTAATGCGGCAGCCAATGAAACAAACCTTCAGTCTTTGAAAACCCTACCAAGACACTTTAAACTTAAACATAACAGTGATGCCACTCTCCTCAAATTCATAGGTATCGACCACGTCCCGGTGGGTATCAGAGGTGGCCAATGGAAGAAATTGGTTGCACAAAGAGAAACGCGATGGATCTTCAGGCTGGACACACTTGTACCTCACGGCTTAAATGAG ATGTGTTATGAGACTTACCAACCAGGGCCATCACGTGACTACTTCTAG